One segment of Canis aureus isolate CA01 chromosome 27, VMU_Caureus_v.1.0, whole genome shotgun sequence DNA contains the following:
- the SMTN gene encoding smoothelin isoform X8, with product MADEALAGLDEGALRKLLEVTADLAERRRIRSAIRELQRQELQREEEALASKRFRAERQDNKENWLHSQQQEAEQRAALARLAGRLESMNDVEELTALLRGAGEYEERKLIRAAIRRIRAQEIEAATLAGRLCSGRPNGGSREESKGRAAHRLEQCEVPEQEKQEQHTEVPEPTPTPQGTSRDVTTVTLLLRAPPGGTPSLPASPVSSPTTASPEPPLEPAEAQCPAAETVGSPEPPSSPPRATSPEPQEPPATPSTERQVVSKLLPGPTEPPAVQGPTKDPSNTKRADLAGSRPCQRSLSVLSPRQPAQNQEPPNPASGPSPFQRAGSVRDRVRKFTSDSPMAAGLQDGPPRLALGASTPTRLLGPSHINTTPASSNGSSSRAPSDTSSRFSKEPRGTARPLAQLQSCPREEGPRGRGLAARSLENRAGGPGARSEEPSAPLPVPAGTAEPGASMKTTFTIEIKDGRGQASTSRVLLPTGNQRAELTLGLRAPPTLLSTSSGGKSTITHISSPATLAQLGSVTHVTSFSHASPGSRRGCSIKMEPEPAGPPSAAVEVANGAEQTQVDKAPERRSPLSTEELMAIEDESILDKMLDQTTDFEERKLIRAALRELRQKKRDGGGSTMVQTKTFSSSSSKKMGSIFDREDEASPRPGSLAALEKRQAEKKKELMKAQSLPKTSASQARKAMIEKLEKEGAAGSPGGPRAAVQRSTSFGVPNANSIKQMLLDWCRAKTRGYEHVDIQNFSSSWSDGMAFCALVHNFFPEAFDYGQLSPQNRRQNFEVAFSSAETHADCPQLLDTEDMVRLREPDWKCVYTYIQEFYRCLVQKGLVKTKKS from the exons ATGGCGGATGAGGCCTTAGCCGGACTGGATGAGGGAGCCCTGCGAAAGCTG TTGGAGGTCACAGCGGATCTGGCAGAGAGGCGGCGCATCCGCTCAGCCATCCGGGAGTTGCAGCGGCAGGAGCTACAGCGTGAGGAGGAGGCCCTGGCATCCAAGCGCTTCCGTGCCGAGCGGCAGGACAACAAGGAGAACTGGCTGCA CTCTCAgcagcaggaggcagagcagcGAGCTGCTCTGGCGCGGCTGGCAGGGCGGCTGGAGTCCATGAATGATGTGGAAGAGCTGACTGCACTG CTGCGAGGTGCCGGTGAGTATGAAGAACGCAAGCTGATCCGAGCTGCAATCCGCCGCATAAGGGCCCAGGAGATTGAGG ctGCCACGTTGGCTGGGAGGTTGTGCAGCGGGCGTCCCAACGGTGGCTCAAGAGAGGAGAGCAAGGGGCGGGCAGCACACAGGCTGGAACAGTGTGAG GTGCCAGAGCAAGAGAAACAGGAGCAGCACACAGAGGTCCCAGAGCCAACCCCAACCCCTCAGGGCACCAGCCGGGATGTGACCACAGTGACACTCCTGCTGCGGGCCCCACCTGGGGGCACACCCAGCTTACCTGCCTCACCTGTCAGTTCACCCACCACTGCTTCTCCTGAGCCTCCACTAGAGCCTGCTGAGGCCCAGTGTCCTGCTGCTGAGACTGTGGGCAGCCCCGAGCCACCCTCCAGCCCACCCAGGGCCACCAGCCCTGAGCCCCAGGAACCGCCAGCCACCCCCAGCACTGAGAGGCAGGTGGTCAGCAAG CTCCTGCCTGGCCCCACAGAGCCCCCAGCTGTCCAAGGCCCCACCAAAGATCCCTCCAACACAAAGAGAGCAG ACCTGGCCGGATCCCGTCCCTGCCAACGCTCCCTGTCTGTGCTCAGCCCCCGCCAGCCAGCCCAGAACCAAG AGCCCCCCAACCCTGCCAGCGGACCTTCCCCATTCCAGCGGGCTGGCTCTGTGCGGGATCGTGTGCGCAAGTTCACATCTGATTCTCCTATGGCTGCTGGGCTCCAGGATGGCCCACCCCGGTTGGCCCTGGGTGCCTCAACCCCCACAAGactcctgggcccctcccacaTCAACACTACCCCTGCCTCTTCCAATGGCTCCTCCTCACGGGCCCCCAGTGACACCTCCTCCCGATTCAGCAAGGAGCCACGGGGAACAGCCAGGCCCCTGGCCCAGCTTCAGAGCTGCCCCCGGGAGGAGGGCCCCAGGGGGCGGGGCTTGGCTGCCAGGTCCCTTGAAAACAGAgcaggggggcctggggcccGCTCAGAGGAGCCCAGTGCCCCGCTTCCCGTGCCTGCCGGCACTGCTGAGCCAGGGGCCAGTATGAAGACCACATTCACCATCGAGATCAAGGATGGCCGTGGCCAGGCATCCACAAGCCGAGTGCTGCTGCCCACAGGCAACCAGAGGGCAG AACTGACGCTGGGGCTACGGGCGCCTCCCACCCTCCTGAGCACCAGCAGTGGGGGCAAGAGCACCATCACCCATATCAGCAGCCCTGCGACCCTGGCCCAGCTGGGTAGCGTCACTCATGTCACCAGCTTCAGCCATGCTTCCCCTGGTAGCCGGAGAGGCTGCAGCATTAAG ATGGAGCCAGAGCCAGCAGGGCCCCCCTCTGCGGCAGTGGAAGTGGCTAATGGCGCCGAGCAAACCCAAGTGGACAAAGCACCAGAGAGGCGGAGCCCCCTAAGCACTGAGGAGCTGATGGCCATTGAGGATGAAAGCATCCTGGACAAGATG CTGGATCAGACTACAGACTTTGAGGAACGGAAGCTAATCCGGGCTGCACTACGTGAGCTCCGACAAAAGAAGAGAG ATGGTGGCGGCAGCACCATGGTGCAAACCAAGACCTTTTCCTCGTCGTCATCCAAGAAAATGGGCAG TATCTTTGACCGCGAGGATGAGGCCAGCCCACGGCCCGGCAGCCTGGCGGCACTCGAGAAACGCCAGGCggagaagaagaaagagctgATGAAGGCGCAGAGCCTGCCCAAGACCTCAGCCTCACAGGCGCGCAAAGCCATGATTGAGAAGCTGGAGAAGGAAGGCGCGGCGGG CAGCCCTGGGGGGCCGCGCGCAGCGGTGCAGCGCTCCACCAGCTTCGGAGTCCCCAACGCTAACAGCATCAAGCAGATGTTGCTGGACTGGTGCCGAGCCAAGACACGCGGCTATGAG CACGTGGACATCCAGAACTTCTCCTCAAGTTGGAGTGATGGGATGGCCTTCTGTGCCCTGGTGCATAACTTCTTCCCTGAGGCCTTCGACTATGGGCAGCTCAGCCCACAGAACCGGCGTCAGAACTTCGAGGTGGCCTTCTCATCTGCTGA GACCCATGCGGACTGCCCGCAGCTCCTGGACACAGAGGACATGGTGCGGCTTCGAGAGCCTGACTGGAAGTGCGTGTACACGTACATCCAGGAATTCTACCGCTGTCTGGTCCAGAAGGGGCTGGTAAAAACCAAAAAGTCCTAA
- the SMTN gene encoding smoothelin isoform X3, with product MADEALAGLDEGALRKLLEVTADLAERRRIRSAIRELQRQELQREEEALASKRFRAERQDNKENWLHSQQQEAEQRAALARLAGRLESMNDVEELTALLRGAGEYEERKLIRAAIRRIRAQEIEAATLAGRLCSGRPNGGSREESKGRAAHRLEQCEVPEQEKQEQHTEVPEPTPTPQGTSRDVTTVTLLLRAPPGGTPSLPASPVSSPTTASPEPPLEPAEAQCPAAETVGSPEPPSSPPRATSPEPQEPPATPSTERQVVSKLLPGPTEPPAVQGPTKDPSNTKRADLAGSRPCQRSLSVLSPRQPAQNQEPPNPASGPSPFQRAGSVRDRVRKFTSDSPMAAGLQDGPPRLALGASTPTRLLGPSHINTTPASSNGSSSRAPSDTSSRFSKEPRGTARPLAQLQSCPREEGPRGRGLAARSLENRAGGPGARSEEPSAPLPVPAGTAEPGASMKTTFTIEIKDGRGQASTSRVLLPTGNQRAELTLGLRAPPTLLSTSSGGKSTITHISSPATLAQLGSVTHVTSFSHASPGSRRGCSIKAAEDAGTPVAHPPAFSTRRRSSAGPAHSSSLMEPEPAGPPSAAVEVANGAEQTQVDKAPERRSPLSTEELMAIEDESILDKMLDQTTDFEERKLIRAALRELRQKKRDQRDKERERRLQEARARPGEGRGNTATETTTQHSQRAADGSAVSTVTKTERLVHSNDGTRTARTTTVESSFVRRSENGGGSTMVQTKTFSSSSSKKMGSIFDREDEASPRPGSLAALEKRQAEKKKELMKAQSLPKTSASQARKAMIEKLEKEGAAGSPGGPRAAVQRSTSFGVPNANSIKQMLLDWCRAKTRGYEHVDIQNFSSSWSDGMAFCALVHNFFPEAFDYGQLSPQNRRQNFEVAFSSAETHADCPQLLDTEDMVRLREPDWKCVYTYIQEFYRCLVQKGLVKTKKS from the exons ATGGCGGATGAGGCCTTAGCCGGACTGGATGAGGGAGCCCTGCGAAAGCTG TTGGAGGTCACAGCGGATCTGGCAGAGAGGCGGCGCATCCGCTCAGCCATCCGGGAGTTGCAGCGGCAGGAGCTACAGCGTGAGGAGGAGGCCCTGGCATCCAAGCGCTTCCGTGCCGAGCGGCAGGACAACAAGGAGAACTGGCTGCA CTCTCAgcagcaggaggcagagcagcGAGCTGCTCTGGCGCGGCTGGCAGGGCGGCTGGAGTCCATGAATGATGTGGAAGAGCTGACTGCACTG CTGCGAGGTGCCGGTGAGTATGAAGAACGCAAGCTGATCCGAGCTGCAATCCGCCGCATAAGGGCCCAGGAGATTGAGG ctGCCACGTTGGCTGGGAGGTTGTGCAGCGGGCGTCCCAACGGTGGCTCAAGAGAGGAGAGCAAGGGGCGGGCAGCACACAGGCTGGAACAGTGTGAG GTGCCAGAGCAAGAGAAACAGGAGCAGCACACAGAGGTCCCAGAGCCAACCCCAACCCCTCAGGGCACCAGCCGGGATGTGACCACAGTGACACTCCTGCTGCGGGCCCCACCTGGGGGCACACCCAGCTTACCTGCCTCACCTGTCAGTTCACCCACCACTGCTTCTCCTGAGCCTCCACTAGAGCCTGCTGAGGCCCAGTGTCCTGCTGCTGAGACTGTGGGCAGCCCCGAGCCACCCTCCAGCCCACCCAGGGCCACCAGCCCTGAGCCCCAGGAACCGCCAGCCACCCCCAGCACTGAGAGGCAGGTGGTCAGCAAG CTCCTGCCTGGCCCCACAGAGCCCCCAGCTGTCCAAGGCCCCACCAAAGATCCCTCCAACACAAAGAGAGCAG ACCTGGCCGGATCCCGTCCCTGCCAACGCTCCCTGTCTGTGCTCAGCCCCCGCCAGCCAGCCCAGAACCAAG AGCCCCCCAACCCTGCCAGCGGACCTTCCCCATTCCAGCGGGCTGGCTCTGTGCGGGATCGTGTGCGCAAGTTCACATCTGATTCTCCTATGGCTGCTGGGCTCCAGGATGGCCCACCCCGGTTGGCCCTGGGTGCCTCAACCCCCACAAGactcctgggcccctcccacaTCAACACTACCCCTGCCTCTTCCAATGGCTCCTCCTCACGGGCCCCCAGTGACACCTCCTCCCGATTCAGCAAGGAGCCACGGGGAACAGCCAGGCCCCTGGCCCAGCTTCAGAGCTGCCCCCGGGAGGAGGGCCCCAGGGGGCGGGGCTTGGCTGCCAGGTCCCTTGAAAACAGAgcaggggggcctggggcccGCTCAGAGGAGCCCAGTGCCCCGCTTCCCGTGCCTGCCGGCACTGCTGAGCCAGGGGCCAGTATGAAGACCACATTCACCATCGAGATCAAGGATGGCCGTGGCCAGGCATCCACAAGCCGAGTGCTGCTGCCCACAGGCAACCAGAGGGCAG AACTGACGCTGGGGCTACGGGCGCCTCCCACCCTCCTGAGCACCAGCAGTGGGGGCAAGAGCACCATCACCCATATCAGCAGCCCTGCGACCCTGGCCCAGCTGGGTAGCGTCACTCATGTCACCAGCTTCAGCCATGCTTCCCCTGGTAGCCGGAGAGGCTGCAGCATTAAG GCGGCTGAGGATGCTGGGACCCCCGTGGCCCACCCGCCTGCCTTCAGCACCCGCCGCCGCTCCTCTGCCGGCCCTGCCCACAGCAGCAGTCTC ATGGAGCCAGAGCCAGCAGGGCCCCCCTCTGCGGCAGTGGAAGTGGCTAATGGCGCCGAGCAAACCCAAGTGGACAAAGCACCAGAGAGGCGGAGCCCCCTAAGCACTGAGGAGCTGATGGCCATTGAGGATGAAAGCATCCTGGACAAGATG CTGGATCAGACTACAGACTTTGAGGAACGGAAGCTAATCCGGGCTGCACTACGTGAGCTCCGACAAAAGAAGAGAG ACCAGCGGGACAAGGAGCGGGAACGGCGGCTGCAAGAGGCACGGGCCCGGCCAGGGGAGGGCCGTGGCAACACAGCCACAGAGACCACCACGCAGCACAGCCAGCGGGCAGCCGACGGCTCAGCTGTCAGCACTGTCACCAAGACTGAGCGGCTCGTCCACTCTA ATGATGGCACGAGGACGGCCCGCACCACCACGGTGGAGTCAAGTTTTGTGAGGCGCTCGGAGA ATGGTGGCGGCAGCACCATGGTGCAAACCAAGACCTTTTCCTCGTCGTCATCCAAGAAAATGGGCAG TATCTTTGACCGCGAGGATGAGGCCAGCCCACGGCCCGGCAGCCTGGCGGCACTCGAGAAACGCCAGGCggagaagaagaaagagctgATGAAGGCGCAGAGCCTGCCCAAGACCTCAGCCTCACAGGCGCGCAAAGCCATGATTGAGAAGCTGGAGAAGGAAGGCGCGGCGGG CAGCCCTGGGGGGCCGCGCGCAGCGGTGCAGCGCTCCACCAGCTTCGGAGTCCCCAACGCTAACAGCATCAAGCAGATGTTGCTGGACTGGTGCCGAGCCAAGACACGCGGCTATGAG CACGTGGACATCCAGAACTTCTCCTCAAGTTGGAGTGATGGGATGGCCTTCTGTGCCCTGGTGCATAACTTCTTCCCTGAGGCCTTCGACTATGGGCAGCTCAGCCCACAGAACCGGCGTCAGAACTTCGAGGTGGCCTTCTCATCTGCTGA GACCCATGCGGACTGCCCGCAGCTCCTGGACACAGAGGACATGGTGCGGCTTCGAGAGCCTGACTGGAAGTGCGTGTACACGTACATCCAGGAATTCTACCGCTGTCTGGTCCAGAAGGGGCTGGTAAAAACCAAAAAGTCCTAA
- the SMTN gene encoding smoothelin isoform X1, protein MADEALAGLDEGALRKLLEVTADLAERRRIRSAIRELQRQELQREEEALASKRFRAERQDNKENWLHSQQQEAEQRAALARLAGRLESMNDVEELTALLRGAGEYEERKLIRAAIRRIRAQEIEAATLAGRLCSGRPNGGSREESKGRAAHRLEQCEVPEQEKQEQHTEVPEPTPTPQGTSRDVTTVTLLLRAPPGGTPSLPASPVSSPTTASPEPPLEPAEAQCPAAETVGSPEPPSSPPRATSPEPQEPPATPSTERQVVSKLLPGPTEPPAVQGPTKDPSNTKRADLAGSRPCQRSLSVLSPRQPAQNQEPPNPASGPSPFQRAGSVRDRVRKFTSDSPMAAGLQDGPPRLALGASTPTRLLGPSHINTTPASSNGSSSRAPSDTSSRFSKEPRGTARPLAQLQSCPREEGPRGRGLAARSLENRAGGPGARSEEPSAPLPVPAGTAEPGASMKTTFTIEIKDGRGQASTSRVLLPTGNQRAELTLGLRAPPTLLSTSSGGKSTITHISSPATLAQLGSVTHVTSFSHASPGSRRGCSIKAAEDAGTPVAHPPAFSTRRRSSAGPAHSSSLMEPEPAGPPSAAVEVANGAEQTQVDKAPERRSPLSTEELMAIEDESILDKMLDQTTDFEERKLIRAALRELRQKKRDQRDKERERRLQEARARPGEGRGNTATETTTQHSQRAADGSAVSTVTKTERLVHSNDGTRTARTTTVESSFVRRSENGGGSTMVQTKTFSSSSSKKMGSIFDREDEASPRPGSLAALEKRQAEKKKELMKAQSLPKTSASQARKAMIEKLEKEGAAGSPGGPRAAVQRSTSFGVPNANSIKQMLLDWCRAKTRGYEHVDIQNFSSSWSDGMAFCALVHNFFPEAFDYGQLSPQNRRQNFEVAFSSAEMLVDCVPLVEVEDMMIMGKKPDPKCVFTYVQSLYNHLRRHELRLRGKNV, encoded by the exons ATGGCGGATGAGGCCTTAGCCGGACTGGATGAGGGAGCCCTGCGAAAGCTG TTGGAGGTCACAGCGGATCTGGCAGAGAGGCGGCGCATCCGCTCAGCCATCCGGGAGTTGCAGCGGCAGGAGCTACAGCGTGAGGAGGAGGCCCTGGCATCCAAGCGCTTCCGTGCCGAGCGGCAGGACAACAAGGAGAACTGGCTGCA CTCTCAgcagcaggaggcagagcagcGAGCTGCTCTGGCGCGGCTGGCAGGGCGGCTGGAGTCCATGAATGATGTGGAAGAGCTGACTGCACTG CTGCGAGGTGCCGGTGAGTATGAAGAACGCAAGCTGATCCGAGCTGCAATCCGCCGCATAAGGGCCCAGGAGATTGAGG ctGCCACGTTGGCTGGGAGGTTGTGCAGCGGGCGTCCCAACGGTGGCTCAAGAGAGGAGAGCAAGGGGCGGGCAGCACACAGGCTGGAACAGTGTGAG GTGCCAGAGCAAGAGAAACAGGAGCAGCACACAGAGGTCCCAGAGCCAACCCCAACCCCTCAGGGCACCAGCCGGGATGTGACCACAGTGACACTCCTGCTGCGGGCCCCACCTGGGGGCACACCCAGCTTACCTGCCTCACCTGTCAGTTCACCCACCACTGCTTCTCCTGAGCCTCCACTAGAGCCTGCTGAGGCCCAGTGTCCTGCTGCTGAGACTGTGGGCAGCCCCGAGCCACCCTCCAGCCCACCCAGGGCCACCAGCCCTGAGCCCCAGGAACCGCCAGCCACCCCCAGCACTGAGAGGCAGGTGGTCAGCAAG CTCCTGCCTGGCCCCACAGAGCCCCCAGCTGTCCAAGGCCCCACCAAAGATCCCTCCAACACAAAGAGAGCAG ACCTGGCCGGATCCCGTCCCTGCCAACGCTCCCTGTCTGTGCTCAGCCCCCGCCAGCCAGCCCAGAACCAAG AGCCCCCCAACCCTGCCAGCGGACCTTCCCCATTCCAGCGGGCTGGCTCTGTGCGGGATCGTGTGCGCAAGTTCACATCTGATTCTCCTATGGCTGCTGGGCTCCAGGATGGCCCACCCCGGTTGGCCCTGGGTGCCTCAACCCCCACAAGactcctgggcccctcccacaTCAACACTACCCCTGCCTCTTCCAATGGCTCCTCCTCACGGGCCCCCAGTGACACCTCCTCCCGATTCAGCAAGGAGCCACGGGGAACAGCCAGGCCCCTGGCCCAGCTTCAGAGCTGCCCCCGGGAGGAGGGCCCCAGGGGGCGGGGCTTGGCTGCCAGGTCCCTTGAAAACAGAgcaggggggcctggggcccGCTCAGAGGAGCCCAGTGCCCCGCTTCCCGTGCCTGCCGGCACTGCTGAGCCAGGGGCCAGTATGAAGACCACATTCACCATCGAGATCAAGGATGGCCGTGGCCAGGCATCCACAAGCCGAGTGCTGCTGCCCACAGGCAACCAGAGGGCAG AACTGACGCTGGGGCTACGGGCGCCTCCCACCCTCCTGAGCACCAGCAGTGGGGGCAAGAGCACCATCACCCATATCAGCAGCCCTGCGACCCTGGCCCAGCTGGGTAGCGTCACTCATGTCACCAGCTTCAGCCATGCTTCCCCTGGTAGCCGGAGAGGCTGCAGCATTAAG GCGGCTGAGGATGCTGGGACCCCCGTGGCCCACCCGCCTGCCTTCAGCACCCGCCGCCGCTCCTCTGCCGGCCCTGCCCACAGCAGCAGTCTC ATGGAGCCAGAGCCAGCAGGGCCCCCCTCTGCGGCAGTGGAAGTGGCTAATGGCGCCGAGCAAACCCAAGTGGACAAAGCACCAGAGAGGCGGAGCCCCCTAAGCACTGAGGAGCTGATGGCCATTGAGGATGAAAGCATCCTGGACAAGATG CTGGATCAGACTACAGACTTTGAGGAACGGAAGCTAATCCGGGCTGCACTACGTGAGCTCCGACAAAAGAAGAGAG ACCAGCGGGACAAGGAGCGGGAACGGCGGCTGCAAGAGGCACGGGCCCGGCCAGGGGAGGGCCGTGGCAACACAGCCACAGAGACCACCACGCAGCACAGCCAGCGGGCAGCCGACGGCTCAGCTGTCAGCACTGTCACCAAGACTGAGCGGCTCGTCCACTCTA ATGATGGCACGAGGACGGCCCGCACCACCACGGTGGAGTCAAGTTTTGTGAGGCGCTCGGAGA ATGGTGGCGGCAGCACCATGGTGCAAACCAAGACCTTTTCCTCGTCGTCATCCAAGAAAATGGGCAG TATCTTTGACCGCGAGGATGAGGCCAGCCCACGGCCCGGCAGCCTGGCGGCACTCGAGAAACGCCAGGCggagaagaagaaagagctgATGAAGGCGCAGAGCCTGCCCAAGACCTCAGCCTCACAGGCGCGCAAAGCCATGATTGAGAAGCTGGAGAAGGAAGGCGCGGCGGG CAGCCCTGGGGGGCCGCGCGCAGCGGTGCAGCGCTCCACCAGCTTCGGAGTCCCCAACGCTAACAGCATCAAGCAGATGTTGCTGGACTGGTGCCGAGCCAAGACACGCGGCTATGAG CACGTGGACATCCAGAACTTCTCCTCAAGTTGGAGTGATGGGATGGCCTTCTGTGCCCTGGTGCATAACTTCTTCCCTGAGGCCTTCGACTATGGGCAGCTCAGCCCACAGAACCGGCGTCAGAACTTCGAGGTGGCCTTCTCATCTGCTGA GATGCTGGTGGACTGCGTGCCCCTGGTGGAGGTGGAGGACATGATGATCATGGGCAAGAAGCCCGACCCCAAGTGCGTCTTCACCTATGTGCAGTCGCTCTACAACCACCTGCGGCGCCACGAGCTGCGCCTGCGCGGGAAGAATGTGTAG
- the SMTN gene encoding smoothelin isoform X5, which yields MADEALAGLDEGALRKLLEVTADLAERRRIRSAIRELQRQELQREEEALASKRFRAERQDNKENWLHSQQQEAEQRAALARLAGRLESMNDVEELTALLRGAGEYEERKLIRAAIRRIRAQEIEAATLAGRLCSGRPNGGSREESKGRAAHRLEQCEVPEQEKQEQHTEVPEPTPTPQGTSRDVTTVTLLLRAPPGGTPSLPASPVSSPTTASPEPPLEPAEAQCPAAETVGSPEPPSSPPRATSPEPQEPPATPSTERQVVSKLLPGPTEPPAVQGPTKDPSNTKRADLAGSRPCQRSLSVLSPRQPAQNQEPPNPASGPSPFQRAGSVRDRVRKFTSDSPMAAGLQDGPPRLALGASTPTRLLGPSHINTTPASSNGSSSRAPSDTSSRFSKEPRGTARPLAQLQSCPREEGPRGRGLAARSLENRAGGPGARSEEPSAPLPVPAGTAEPGASMKTTFTIEIKDGRGQASTSRVLLPTGNQRAELTLGLRAPPTLLSTSSGGKSTITHISSPATLAQLGSVTHVTSFSHASPGSRRGCSIKMEPEPAGPPSAAVEVANGAEQTQVDKAPERRSPLSTEELMAIEDESILDKMLDQTTDFEERKLIRAALRELRQKKRDQRDKERERRLQEARARPGEGRGNTATETTTQHSQRAADGSAVSTVTKTERLVHSNDGTRTARTTTVESSFVRRSENGGGSTMVQTKTFSSSSSKKMGSIFDREDEASPRPGSLAALEKRQAEKKKELMKAQSLPKTSASQARKAMIEKLEKEGAAGSPGGPRAAVQRSTSFGVPNANSIKQMLLDWCRAKTRGYEHVDIQNFSSSWSDGMAFCALVHNFFPEAFDYGQLSPQNRRQNFEVAFSSAETHADCPQLLDTEDMVRLREPDWKCVYTYIQEFYRCLVQKGLVKTKKS from the exons ATGGCGGATGAGGCCTTAGCCGGACTGGATGAGGGAGCCCTGCGAAAGCTG TTGGAGGTCACAGCGGATCTGGCAGAGAGGCGGCGCATCCGCTCAGCCATCCGGGAGTTGCAGCGGCAGGAGCTACAGCGTGAGGAGGAGGCCCTGGCATCCAAGCGCTTCCGTGCCGAGCGGCAGGACAACAAGGAGAACTGGCTGCA CTCTCAgcagcaggaggcagagcagcGAGCTGCTCTGGCGCGGCTGGCAGGGCGGCTGGAGTCCATGAATGATGTGGAAGAGCTGACTGCACTG CTGCGAGGTGCCGGTGAGTATGAAGAACGCAAGCTGATCCGAGCTGCAATCCGCCGCATAAGGGCCCAGGAGATTGAGG ctGCCACGTTGGCTGGGAGGTTGTGCAGCGGGCGTCCCAACGGTGGCTCAAGAGAGGAGAGCAAGGGGCGGGCAGCACACAGGCTGGAACAGTGTGAG GTGCCAGAGCAAGAGAAACAGGAGCAGCACACAGAGGTCCCAGAGCCAACCCCAACCCCTCAGGGCACCAGCCGGGATGTGACCACAGTGACACTCCTGCTGCGGGCCCCACCTGGGGGCACACCCAGCTTACCTGCCTCACCTGTCAGTTCACCCACCACTGCTTCTCCTGAGCCTCCACTAGAGCCTGCTGAGGCCCAGTGTCCTGCTGCTGAGACTGTGGGCAGCCCCGAGCCACCCTCCAGCCCACCCAGGGCCACCAGCCCTGAGCCCCAGGAACCGCCAGCCACCCCCAGCACTGAGAGGCAGGTGGTCAGCAAG CTCCTGCCTGGCCCCACAGAGCCCCCAGCTGTCCAAGGCCCCACCAAAGATCCCTCCAACACAAAGAGAGCAG ACCTGGCCGGATCCCGTCCCTGCCAACGCTCCCTGTCTGTGCTCAGCCCCCGCCAGCCAGCCCAGAACCAAG AGCCCCCCAACCCTGCCAGCGGACCTTCCCCATTCCAGCGGGCTGGCTCTGTGCGGGATCGTGTGCGCAAGTTCACATCTGATTCTCCTATGGCTGCTGGGCTCCAGGATGGCCCACCCCGGTTGGCCCTGGGTGCCTCAACCCCCACAAGactcctgggcccctcccacaTCAACACTACCCCTGCCTCTTCCAATGGCTCCTCCTCACGGGCCCCCAGTGACACCTCCTCCCGATTCAGCAAGGAGCCACGGGGAACAGCCAGGCCCCTGGCCCAGCTTCAGAGCTGCCCCCGGGAGGAGGGCCCCAGGGGGCGGGGCTTGGCTGCCAGGTCCCTTGAAAACAGAgcaggggggcctggggcccGCTCAGAGGAGCCCAGTGCCCCGCTTCCCGTGCCTGCCGGCACTGCTGAGCCAGGGGCCAGTATGAAGACCACATTCACCATCGAGATCAAGGATGGCCGTGGCCAGGCATCCACAAGCCGAGTGCTGCTGCCCACAGGCAACCAGAGGGCAG AACTGACGCTGGGGCTACGGGCGCCTCCCACCCTCCTGAGCACCAGCAGTGGGGGCAAGAGCACCATCACCCATATCAGCAGCCCTGCGACCCTGGCCCAGCTGGGTAGCGTCACTCATGTCACCAGCTTCAGCCATGCTTCCCCTGGTAGCCGGAGAGGCTGCAGCATTAAG ATGGAGCCAGAGCCAGCAGGGCCCCCCTCTGCGGCAGTGGAAGTGGCTAATGGCGCCGAGCAAACCCAAGTGGACAAAGCACCAGAGAGGCGGAGCCCCCTAAGCACTGAGGAGCTGATGGCCATTGAGGATGAAAGCATCCTGGACAAGATG CTGGATCAGACTACAGACTTTGAGGAACGGAAGCTAATCCGGGCTGCACTACGTGAGCTCCGACAAAAGAAGAGAG ACCAGCGGGACAAGGAGCGGGAACGGCGGCTGCAAGAGGCACGGGCCCGGCCAGGGGAGGGCCGTGGCAACACAGCCACAGAGACCACCACGCAGCACAGCCAGCGGGCAGCCGACGGCTCAGCTGTCAGCACTGTCACCAAGACTGAGCGGCTCGTCCACTCTA ATGATGGCACGAGGACGGCCCGCACCACCACGGTGGAGTCAAGTTTTGTGAGGCGCTCGGAGA ATGGTGGCGGCAGCACCATGGTGCAAACCAAGACCTTTTCCTCGTCGTCATCCAAGAAAATGGGCAG TATCTTTGACCGCGAGGATGAGGCCAGCCCACGGCCCGGCAGCCTGGCGGCACTCGAGAAACGCCAGGCggagaagaagaaagagctgATGAAGGCGCAGAGCCTGCCCAAGACCTCAGCCTCACAGGCGCGCAAAGCCATGATTGAGAAGCTGGAGAAGGAAGGCGCGGCGGG CAGCCCTGGGGGGCCGCGCGCAGCGGTGCAGCGCTCCACCAGCTTCGGAGTCCCCAACGCTAACAGCATCAAGCAGATGTTGCTGGACTGGTGCCGAGCCAAGACACGCGGCTATGAG CACGTGGACATCCAGAACTTCTCCTCAAGTTGGAGTGATGGGATGGCCTTCTGTGCCCTGGTGCATAACTTCTTCCCTGAGGCCTTCGACTATGGGCAGCTCAGCCCACAGAACCGGCGTCAGAACTTCGAGGTGGCCTTCTCATCTGCTGA GACCCATGCGGACTGCCCGCAGCTCCTGGACACAGAGGACATGGTGCGGCTTCGAGAGCCTGACTGGAAGTGCGTGTACACGTACATCCAGGAATTCTACCGCTGTCTGGTCCAGAAGGGGCTGGTAAAAACCAAAAAGTCCTAA